In a single window of the Sulfurimonas crateris genome:
- a CDS encoding ankyrin repeat domain-containing protein produces MENLNIEQILEEQNILELKKIIDQNIDMSEIKLVTYLAEIFNQKKEINIEFLKLLLQTNINKKSPTKKGFLPAHLATLFGDAKVTKVFINNGFDMNEKVEFIIYDDLCLDPKKDKLRINLEESETKRTPKSEDKKYISSFGTAFENYNSENITLLIENGVDIEESIYSLDSILKQEGGFFKSSTLRKVINNNDTKLLNIMIKKGANKFNTSDLAVACENLNFEMIKLLVENGAEVNFINEGDSILEEIPFDIEDNPLSVVCQNSTVEPSGKCASNLDILGSEVLNIIEYLIESGADVNIDSPLMVACSLDYSKISMPFKDNKLENKHYADVNLDIIKLLIEKGANVNHTNYDGTSILMEAMNRMNGFELVRILIENGADVNHKNKQGNSAIALLKDEWFHKESYQEDNDGKWEIEKFNESNGEKILKLLVDNGADINAKNNIGMTPLMHYALKGQDRLVKILLENGADINAKSEMTAYELAGNDEIKNLIKDTKNNNPQKLVKLLSNFTIDKPIKYTTHAWDFGELKKEYGDFDGYMSAVKKQFDGMKNELEELSPNLYKKIYAFLLETNPEENYNWCSKTHINIGWSSLDGLKEWCNNGNKPDNFVLTKPISYEVDFETIKLTKFKDIINLFKQEIEVRDNFKNLENLFANQVDNLGEIFNLDLSAAQLNRQFYTDVEKFSNVLNNIFNDISTRKEYPNIEVKTTELDDRSIEIKITQIDSCSSYKAKGLYDRANIAGDISEIKKALTNLCDWSIESSCEGENFRVNFLHSNNVKDIEPLEIKPVGFTHILRFYK; encoded by the coding sequence ATGGAAAACTTAAACATAGAGCAAATTTTAGAAGAACAAAATATATTAGAACTAAAAAAAATTATTGACCAAAATATAGATATGTCAGAAATTAAATTAGTAACATATCTAGCAGAAATTTTTAATCAAAAAAAAGAAATAAATATTGAATTTCTTAAACTATTGCTTCAAACCAATATCAATAAAAAATCTCCAACAAAAAAAGGCTTTTTACCAGCACATCTAGCAACTTTATTTGGTGATGCAAAAGTTACTAAAGTATTCATTAATAATGGTTTTGATATGAATGAAAAAGTAGAATTTATTATATATGATGATTTGTGTTTAGACCCCAAGAAAGATAAATTGCGTATTAACCTTGAAGAGTCTGAAACCAAACGAACCCCTAAAAGTGAAGATAAAAAATATATTTCATCATTTGGAACCGCATTTGAAAACTACAATAGTGAAAATATAACATTGCTAATAGAAAATGGTGTAGATATTGAAGAATCTATTTATAGTCTTGATTCAATATTAAAACAAGAAGGTGGATTTTTTAAGTCTAGCACTTTAAGAAAAGTCATTAACAATAATGATACTAAGCTTTTAAATATCATGATAAAAAAAGGAGCAAATAAATTCAATACATCAGATTTAGCTGTAGCTTGTGAAAATCTTAATTTTGAGATGATAAAGCTTTTGGTAGAAAATGGTGCAGAAGTAAACTTTATCAATGAGGGCGATTCTATTCTTGAAGAAATTCCATTTGATATTGAAGATAATCCGCTGAGTGTTGTATGTCAAAACAGTACGGTTGAGCCAAGTGGTAAGTGTGCATCAAATCTTGATATTTTAGGTAGTGAAGTATTAAATATTATAGAGTATTTAATAGAAAGTGGTGCTGATGTGAATATTGATAGTCCGTTAATGGTAGCTTGCTCATTAGATTATTCCAAAATTAGTATGCCTTTTAAAGATAATAAACTAGAAAATAAACATTATGCCGATGTGAATCTTGACATTATAAAACTATTGATTGAAAAAGGAGCAAATGTAAATCATACAAATTATGATGGAACAAGCATACTAATGGAAGCTATGAATAGAATGAATGGCTTTGAATTAGTAAGAATTCTTATTGAAAATGGTGCTGATGTAAATCATAAAAATAAACAAGGCAATAGTGCTATCGCTCTCTTAAAAGATGAATGGTTTCATAAAGAATCGTATCAAGAAGACAATGATGGTAAATGGGAAATTGAGAAATTCAATGAAAGCAATGGAGAAAAAATATTAAAACTTCTCGTAGATAATGGTGCAGATATAAACGCTAAAAATAATATTGGAATGACCCCCCTGATGCACTATGCACTTAAAGGTCAGGACAGACTTGTAAAAATTTTACTTGAAAATGGTGCCGATATCAATGCAAAATCAGAAATGACTGCATATGAATTAGCAGGAAATGATGAAATAAAAAATCTTATAAAAGATACCAAAAATAATAACCCTCAAAAACTAGTAAAACTCCTCTCAAACTTCACTATCGACAAACCTATCAAATACACCACTCATGCTTGGGATTTTGGTGAACTTAAAAAAGAGTATGGGGATTTTGATGGATATATGAGTGCTGTCAAAAAACAGTTTGATGGTATGAAAAATGAGCTTGAAGAGCTTTCACCAAATCTATACAAAAAGATATATGCATTTTTACTAGAAACTAATCCAGAAGAAAACTATAATTGGTGTAGTAAAACTCATATAAATATCGGTTGGTCAAGCTTAGATGGACTAAAAGAGTGGTGCAACAATGGGAATAAACCTGATAATTTTGTACTTACAAAACCTATCTCTTATGAAGTTGATTTTGAAACGATTAAGCTAACAAAATTTAAAGATATTATCAATCTTTTTAAACAAGAGATAGAAGTAAGAGACAACTTTAAAAACTTAGAAAATCTATTTGCTAACCAAGTTGATAATTTAGGAGAAATTTTTAATCTTGATTTATCGGCTGCACAGCTTAATCGTCAATTTTATACAGATGTAGAGAAGTTTTCAAATGTTCTTAATAATATATTCAATGATATAAGCACACGAAAAGAGTATCCAAATATAGAAGTAAAAACTACGGAACTTGATGATAGAAGCATAGAAATAAAAATAACTCAAATCGATTCATGTTCAAGTTATAAGGCAAAAGGATTATATGACAGAGCAAATATTGCAGGAGATATTTCAGAAATCAAAAAGGCACTTACGAATCTCTGTGATTGGAGTATAGAGAGTAGTTGTGAGGGTGAAAATTTTAGAGTAAACTTCTTACATAGCAATAATGTCAAAGATATAGAACCACTTGAAATCAAACCAGTAGGATTTACCCATATTTTGAGGTTTTATAAATAA